The following coding sequences lie in one Rutidosis leptorrhynchoides isolate AG116_Rl617_1_P2 chromosome 6, CSIRO_AGI_Rlap_v1, whole genome shotgun sequence genomic window:
- the LOC139853578 gene encoding gamma conglutin 1-like, giving the protein MLSVIKLIAIILAFISPKSKAETINEPKWSSLVLPVIKHTDDNIAKPYYYSTHIHLNHSLYNQQDLLIDLDAPFIWHAVNIINPVTGLCIKQDKIWPVAGEQFMMTKSNGRNILSYDNYSTYPTTATVWPTEIGSFPKDVLGVLALLSSLYALPAYLFDPIKQIVSLCLPTSVSTSGVLFFGTGPYYLSPKSNVDITSLLSYTPLIKHPDSFGYFIGVESFVIKNRSIKLSVNTTAKISTLDTYTTLRTDIYNSVHQRFTKVTKRIAPAKIVAPFGLRFNTSSGVIKVPNIDLILQNGKKWSITTSNSVKQVTNEVACLAFIDGGDTSEHAIVIGTHQFEDNFVSFNLEDSTFGLSSSLLPKNISCSNFSF; this is encoded by the exons ATGCTTTCTGTTATAAAACTAATCGCCATCATTCTAGCCTTCATTTCTCCTAAATCTAAAGCCGAAACTATTAACGAACCTAAATGGTCTTCGTTAGTTCTTCCAGTTATCAAACACACCGATGACAACATTGCTAAACCTTATTATTACAGCACTCACATACATCTTAACCACTCTTTATACAACCAACAAGATCTACTTATAGATCTCGACGCACCATTCATATGGCACGCTG TTAATATAATCAACCCTGTTACTGGACTCTGTATTAAACAAGACAAAATCTGGCCAGTTGCAGGCGAACAATTCATGATGACGAAAAGCAACGGTCGAAACATCTTGTCGTATGATAATTACAGTACTTATCCCACTACGGCTACCGTTTGGCCTACAGAGATTGGATCGTTCCCGAAAGATGTTCTTGGTGTGTTGGCGCTTTTGTCATCTTTATACGCTTTACCAGCTTATTTGTTTGATCCGATTAAACAAATTGTATCGTTATGTTTGCCTACATCCGTGTCCACTTCAGGGGTTCTGTTTTTCGGAACAGGTCCTTATTACCTTTCTCCTAAATCAAATGTCGACATAACGAGTTTACTTTCTTACACGCCGTTAATCAAGCATCCAGATTCGTTTGGTTACTTTATCGGTGTCGAATCGTTTGTTATTAAAAACAGATCCATCAAACTATCTGTAAATACCACTGCAAAGATTAGTACACTTGACACTTACACTACTCTTAGGACAGACATTTATAATAGTGTTCATCAAAGGTTTACTAAAGTTACAAAACGAATCGCTCCTGCAAAGATTGTCGCGCCTTTTGGGCTACGTTTTAATACGTCTAGCGGTGTAATAAAGGTTCCAAATATTGATTTGATTTTACAGAATGGAAAGAAGTGGAGTATAACCACGAGTAACTCGGTTAAGCAAGTGACGAATGAAGTGGCGTGTTTGGCGTTTATTGATGGTGGTGACACGAGTGAACATGCAATCGTCATAGGAACACATCAGTTTGAGGATAACTTCGTTTCGTTTAACTTAGAGGATTCGACTTTTGGGCTTAGTTCCTCGTTGTTACCTAAGAATATTTCTTGTTCGAACTTCAGCTTTTGA